TGAGGTTTTGGATTTTGGATTTTAGATTAGAGGACATACTGGAACAACAATGAATTTCTTCTTCAACAAAGACGAACAACTTGAGAATCTTGGTAATGGAATTTTAGAAGCAACTTGGGCAGCATTTCCAACTTTAGCCCGTAACCAAATTGCTCTAACTTGGATTGTCTACGATCCACCTGTACTAGTAAACACTGGTGGTGCTTTAACTCCAGATGCTTTTTGGAGTCACCCAGTTCGTGGTTTCACTTATCGCGGTGTTGAACGAATTTACCCTGCAAGTGTGGTGAAGCTGTTTTACTTAGTAGCCGTCAACGAATGGCTGGACAAAGGCATGATTTCCATTTCTAAAGAGTTGGAAAGAGCCGTGCGTGATATGATTATTGATTCCAGCAGTGATGCTACCAGTTTAGTTGTAGACATCCTGAGTGGAACAACTTCTGGACCAGAATTACCTCTAGGACCATTTGAGACGTGGAAGCAGCAACGCAATATCGTTAACCGCTATTACCAGTCCCTTGGGTGGTCGGAAATGGAAACGATAAACGTCTGCCAAAAAACCTGGTGTGATGAACCCTACGGACGCGAACGCGCATTTGTAGGAGAGTTATTAGAGAACCGTAATATGCTGACGACAAATGCCACCGCTAGGTTACTACATAGTATTGTTGGTGGTGTGGCGGTGTCTAGTGCGCGATCGCAAGCCATGATGGGTTTGATGAAGCGCAGTCTTAACCTCAATGATTTGCCAAAAGACGTTGAAGAAGACCAAGTGACAGGCTTTTTGGGTGGTGGTCTTCCCCAAGAGGCACAAATTTGGTCAAAGGCTGGTTGGACAAGTCAAGTTCGCCACGACGCCGCATACATAGAGTTACCAAATAAACGTCCCTATCTTCTGGTTGTCTTCACTGAGGGCAAAGCGAACGCCAACAAGCGCGACATTTTGCCGTTGTTGTCAAAGCTGATTGTTGAAGCAGTGGGTAGTTTAGGATAGGTAGCAACCAATACGGTTCACATAAGACCATAACCCTTATTAGGAACACAATGTAGAGACGCGCCATGGCGCGTCTCTACACACATGGTTTTTTACACATCAACCTTAACTGAACCGTATTGAGGTAGCAACAGATTTTGTAGCGGGTGTAGCGGATAAATTATTTGTGAATTCCACAATGAATTCATCCGTTACATCTGTTAACTATTCCTTGTGTTTCCCGAAAACATGATGTGTTGCCCACAATGTAAACAGAGGTAGGAAAACCAGATGAACTATCATGACAGATGCAGCCACCCCATAGACTTGCCAGTGAACTCCTATAAGGATTGCAATAGTAAATACCGCAGTAAATATGACATTCCAACGCAAGTCTAGGTGAGGCTTATTAACAGCTACTAGTAACTGTGATGCTGCATCTGCAAAAGGTCGTGGAATTGCCGATAAACAAATGAGTATCACAATGGGGATGGCAGGTATCCACTTGTGTCCAAAAACAATTGGTACGTAAAAATGAGCCAAACTAGCTTGAAGGATAACAAAAGGAACAATAGTAATTGTAATTGTTTTTAGACTGCTCAAGTAAGATCTTTTGAATTCAGACCATTGCGATCGCACTGCACACAAATGAGGCAATATCGCTGAATTGATTGCATTGATAAAGCTTAAGCTAATTCCTAATCCGGCGTTAAAACCAAAGAAATATATTCCTAACTCTTGAATACCTATGAATCGACCAACCAATAAATAATCTAAATTGTTTCTGAGAGTTCTGAGTAAGGAAACACCTAGAATATTTTTCCCAAAATTCAGAATGTCTGTCCAATCCTTTGTAGTTTCCTTTGTAGCAAATTTTGTATTTCGACGCCAAGAATGAGTCTTATAGTACACTAAAGTTTCTATGGGTGCTGCCACAACGGCAGGTAAGACGAATGCCCATACACCCATACCTGAAACAGCAAATACTGCGGTTAATATGGTACCAATAATATTTTGAATACTGTCATTAATAGCAATTATTTTCAAACGGTTTTCTCTTTGAAGAAGAATTTTTCGGATAATAGATATGGGCCAAATTAAATAAGCAACTCCTGAGATAATAATAGGCAAAATAATATCCGGACTTTTATAAAACCAAGCTATAGGAAAAGCTGCAATAGATTGAAGTATAAACAGACTAAAAAAAACCACCCAGTTTAACCAATATGCCGAGTTGCATAAAACCTCTAATTCTTCCTCTTCAGCCTGAATAATCTTTGCACCTATACCTACATTGGAGAATGTGAGAGAAAACTCCCGAACTGTCATCACAATTGCTCCTAGACCGTAGTCATAGGAAGATAAAAACCGCGCAATGATGACTACTAATCCCAAACGTAAGACTCTGTAAATGATCTCTGAGATACTTAGCCAGCCAACATTGCGAATGAATTGGCTGGAGAGTTTTTTCTTGATGATGGTTATCACTGAATTAATGAAACTCACTACTATCCTTAAGACAACAAAAGAGTTACGTTCTTGTCACTATCTGCTACTAGCTAACGTTCAATGGTATCAGCTACTGTACCTAATATTGAAACCCGTGCAGTTTTCAATTCTTCCAATGCTTGTTGCAAAGAAGGACGGATGGTTTTACCAAGTCCTGCAACCATCAAAACTGCATCTACACGGCTTGCTAAGATGTTTGTGTCTAAAAGTCCCATGATATGTGGTGCGTCATACACAACTAAATCGTAGTTTGTATGAGTTCGCTCTACAAAATCCTCCATTGTTTGAGACGAGAACAGCTTTGTGGGATTTTGTGGCGTCTCACCAGCGGTGACGACAAAAAGATTTTCTTCTGCGGACAGTTGCCCAACAACAGCACTGAAATCTAGACCCTCGCAAAGGACTTCACTGAGTCCTTTAGCGTTGACTAAACCTAATATATGATGCACTTGGGGATGGCGTAAATTTGCATCCACTAGGAGCACTCTCTGACCTGCTTGAGCAGCTATCTTTGCTAGGTTCGCTGCCACTGTAGATTTACCATCGCCACTAGTCGCTGATGTGATTACGATTGAGCGGATAGAAGTTTCAGACTTCAAAGATTGAATTCTGTTATACAAAGAGCAAAAGGCTTCGGTAAAAGCTGTGGTTTTATACTCCTGAGACTTGGCTTTTACAGTTGGCACAAATTCATGTTGGGATGCATAAGCTAGTTCTTTGTCGGTTGTAGAAATCGGGTGTCTTAATTGTTTGTGAAAAGGAATAACCCCAAGAATTGGCAGCTTAGTTGCACGTTTGACTTCTTCTGGGTCATGGAAGACATTTTGCCAATTCTCAAGAGCGAAGGCAGCTAAAGTTCCTAAGAGTAAACCTGCAACTCCTCCCAATACAACGTTACGCCCACTATTGGGTGCTACTGGTAGGAGATGACCCATTTTGTCACGCGGGACTGTGGGAGGCATAATCATGTCCCAAGGAAGATCTTGTTGACCAGCATCTACCCGCAGTGCTTCTTGCTTGGCTAAAAGCTGGTTGAGGGTATCGCTAGAAACTTGCAACTCCCTTTGCAAGTTTGAGTACTGACGTGAAAGTGATGGATATTGCTGAATTTGTTGGTTAAGCTCAAATGTTGCTTTCTTATTAGCTTGGAGGCTGCTTTCTAACAACTGAATTTGGTTAGCGGTATCAGCCAGTTGTTTGATAAGATCACGCCGAATGGAGTTTTGATAAATTGCTATTGGAGAATTAAGCGCGTTAGAGGAAGCGTTGCTTCCTATTGCCAGTTTTGCTTCTTGTCGCAATAAAGGTAGGAGTCTGCGTCGCTGTTCGCGCAAATTCTGCATTGCTGGGTTATCCTCAGTCAGACGGGCTGACTCTGTGGCAATTTTTGTTTCCACCTCTCGCAGACGAGTGAGTGTCTGCTGATACTGAGGTGATTCACTCAAGGCGGATGCGGCGATCGCTGTCTTGTCTGACATTCCCACCTGCTTTTGCAATGAGAGGGAAAGTGACTTAGCCTCAGCCAGGCTTCTTTCAGTTTCTATGCGCTGTGCTTTGAGTTCATCAACTCTGTTGAGCAGTTGTTCTCCTTGAAGTTGAGGGTTAAACATACTGTACTTCTGTTGAAACACTTGCATTTGTCCTTGAAGTGTGTTCACCCGAAGCTGCATTTTGGGAATCTGCTGCTCAACAAATTTTATTCCCTGGCGTAAGTTCGTCTGCTGCTGTTCTTTACTGTAGTTTTGATATGCTTTTGATACCTGATCCAAGACAGACTGAACTTTTTGTGGGTTGGATTCTCGATAGCGAACCTCTATAACTCTGGATAGGTCTTTGCCTTTGCCAACACGGCTAATGTGTAGGGTGCCTACTTGCTCAGGAGACACTTTGCTAGATCCATCCCCGCCAACAAGTTGGTCATAGTTAATTTCTGGATATTGGCTTTTCAGGTCTTTAACGACTGGATTTATGAGCTTTGGACTTCTCAAAACCTCCATCAAAGCCTGGTAATCCAATTCTGTTTTATTCTGTTTAGTGATTTCGTTGACGTTTTGCTTCAGGGTTTCGGATAGTAAAACCAGTAACTCACTATCTGCAGTTGTTAAAGGTTCAACTAATATCTGAAACCTGCCTTCATACTTTGGAGTTCGAGTAGCTGTCCACGCCACAGCCACTGTAGTAAGAATGACTGTCGTACTAGCAATTATGCCTAAGCGACGACGCAAAACAGAAAAAACCTGATTTAAACCCGCACTGTCTTCTTCGCTTTCTGGTCTTTTCCAGAACAAATACGGTTCTTTCACGAGAGCATTGGGATTTCTCAGGTGCTGCAAGCTTTGTTCCTTAGTTGGCATCTGTTTTCCCATTTAAATCCCATTTAAGTATGTTGAATACATGCTTCTATCAATCTATTTCCTAGATGCTGAATTTTCGCCAACTTGCCATAAAAATAAACGGGATAACTCTGTGTAATGATGTTGCGTTTGCTATGATGTACGGCGGCGTGAGGACAATACAGCTAAAATACAGCAAGATGATGCTTTTCTAAACTCTGCACCCGAAATTTCTATAGATATGTTAGTTCTCCGTCCGCAGAAGACTTCCTGTCTTAGGGACAAATCATACCAGATTTTTGCTAAGTTTCGATACCCCCAACATATCTTGCACGCACTATAATGCGCTGTTCTTTACAGAAAATTTATGAAAACGATTTTAATAATGAAGGTAGAGTAAAGTCTCGGTTTCAGAGCGAAGACAAAATTATTTCTTTGGACATATCCGTGTGAGATATTAGATGGGATAATCTTTCTACGGTAAGTTTCTTTAGGAGACTCATTCAACTAAAGAAGCAGTTTTTCTGTCTAAAGGATTTTCTTTGGACAACAAAAAGACCATTGGAAATAGAGTTGCCATGCATAGACTATCAAGGCTAGCTGAAAAGGTATTTGTTGTATTTACTCTTTTTCTTTCTACAACTGCCTTGATACCTGTTTTGTTGGAAAAGGAAGATGCTTCTAGCATCGCAGAAGATCCATATAGTCCCATCTTATTCATGGGAATTTACATGGTGACTTTCTTCCTGATTATTCAAAGGTGGAAGAGTTTTGTGCGCGTTTCACAGAAGCACATTTGGATCTGGCTACTGGTAGGAATTGCCATGGCATCAGTACTCTGGACAGTCGCACCCGACATCACACCAAGGCGTAGCATCCTTCTTTTGGGAACAACAGCATTTGGAGTATACATAGCTACGCGCTACAGCTTGAGGGAGCAACTACAGTTATTAGGTTGGACGTTTGGCATAATCATTGTACTTAGCGTTGCATTTGCCATAGCACTGCCATCTTATGGTTTGATGACCTTTCAGGAAGGAGGTATTCACACGGGAGCTTGGCGAGGCGTGATGATGCACAAAAACATCTTGGGTCGCATCATGAATGTAAGTACTATAGTCTTTCTTTTACTAGCTACCAGCAACTCCATTATGCACCGTAAATACCATTGGGTTGCGTGGGCTGGTTTGATTCTCTCAGTAGCTTTAATCATACTTTCGACTTCCAAAACAGCCCTTGTTGTTTCTCTTACCCTGATTATTATTCAGCCACTGTACAGGGCTTTGCGGAGCAATTACGCCCAAATAGTGCCTTTGATGATTGCTGTGGTACTTGTGATAGGAAGTACGGCTACGTTGCTGTTAGATAATTTGCCATTTATAGCAAGTTCATTGGGTAAGGATTTGACTCTTACAGGACGCACAGATATATGGGCAGTTATGCTCGAACTCATCTGGGAACGCCCCTTGTTTGGCTACGGATTTAATGCCTTTTGGCAGAACTGGGATAATGAGGTGACAGCCTACCTTTGGCGCGTTTTGGATTGGGAATGTCCTTATGGTCACAATGGCTTTATGGACTTATTGGCGGAATTAGGGATATCAGGATTAGCAGTATTTTTCATAAGTTATGTGACTGCTTGTATAAGAGGAGTCATGTGGTTAAGAATGACCAGAACGGTAGAGGGTTTATTGCCTTTAATGTATCTGACGTTTTTATTTATATACAACGTAACTGAAAGTACTCTTTTAGCAACTAACAGTATCTTTTGGATATTATACGTGTCTACAATTTTTTCAATGGCGTTTGAGTACGAACAAGCAAAACTTTATAACTATGTCAGTCCTTTGATCAACGAAAAAGAGTACCTTGAATCAGAAGCATCGTCAAAGCAAAATTTATAGTTCAAGTGTAGTTCAGGTGAAAGTTATTTAATTTA
The sequence above is a segment of the Mastigocladopsis repens PCC 10914 genome. Coding sequences within it:
- a CDS encoding serine hydrolase, whose product is MNFFFNKDEQLENLGNGILEATWAAFPTLARNQIALTWIVYDPPVLVNTGGALTPDAFWSHPVRGFTYRGVERIYPASVVKLFYLVAVNEWLDKGMISISKELERAVRDMIIDSSSDATSLVVDILSGTTSGPELPLGPFETWKQQRNIVNRYYQSLGWSEMETINVCQKTWCDEPYGRERAFVGELLENRNMLTTNATARLLHSIVGGVAVSSARSQAMMGLMKRSLNLNDLPKDVEEDQVTGFLGGGLPQEAQIWSKAGWTSQVRHDAAYIELPNKRPYLLVVFTEGKANANKRDILPLLSKLIVEAVGSLG
- a CDS encoding lipopolysaccharide biosynthesis protein, encoding MSFINSVITIIKKKLSSQFIRNVGWLSISEIIYRVLRLGLVVIIARFLSSYDYGLGAIVMTVREFSLTFSNVGIGAKIIQAEEEELEVLCNSAYWLNWVVFFSLFILQSIAAFPIAWFYKSPDIILPIIISGVAYLIWPISIIRKILLQRENRLKIIAINDSIQNIIGTILTAVFAVSGMGVWAFVLPAVVAAPIETLVYYKTHSWRRNTKFATKETTKDWTDILNFGKNILGVSLLRTLRNNLDYLLVGRFIGIQELGIYFFGFNAGLGISLSFINAINSAILPHLCAVRSQWSEFKRSYLSSLKTITITIVPFVILQASLAHFYVPIVFGHKWIPAIPIVILICLSAIPRPFADAASQLLVAVNKPHLDLRWNVIFTAVFTIAILIGVHWQVYGVAASVMIVHLVFLPLFTLWATHHVFGKHKE
- a CDS encoding GumC family protein, which translates into the protein MPTKEQSLQHLRNPNALVKEPYLFWKRPESEEDSAGLNQVFSVLRRRLGIIASTTVILTTVAVAWTATRTPKYEGRFQILVEPLTTADSELLVLLSETLKQNVNEITKQNKTELDYQALMEVLRSPKLINPVVKDLKSQYPEINYDQLVGGDGSSKVSPEQVGTLHISRVGKGKDLSRVIEVRYRESNPQKVQSVLDQVSKAYQNYSKEQQQTNLRQGIKFVEQQIPKMQLRVNTLQGQMQVFQQKYSMFNPQLQGEQLLNRVDELKAQRIETERSLAEAKSLSLSLQKQVGMSDKTAIAASALSESPQYQQTLTRLREVETKIATESARLTEDNPAMQNLREQRRRLLPLLRQEAKLAIGSNASSNALNSPIAIYQNSIRRDLIKQLADTANQIQLLESSLQANKKATFELNQQIQQYPSLSRQYSNLQRELQVSSDTLNQLLAKQEALRVDAGQQDLPWDMIMPPTVPRDKMGHLLPVAPNSGRNVVLGGVAGLLLGTLAAFALENWQNVFHDPEEVKRATKLPILGVIPFHKQLRHPISTTDKELAYASQHEFVPTVKAKSQEYKTTAFTEAFCSLYNRIQSLKSETSIRSIVITSATSGDGKSTVAANLAKIAAQAGQRVLLVDANLRHPQVHHILGLVNAKGLSEVLCEGLDFSAVVGQLSAEENLFVVTAGETPQNPTKLFSSQTMEDFVERTHTNYDLVVYDAPHIMGLLDTNILASRVDAVLMVAGLGKTIRPSLQQALEELKTARVSILGTVADTIER
- a CDS encoding O-antigen ligase family protein, with the protein product MHRLSRLAEKVFVVFTLFLSTTALIPVLLEKEDASSIAEDPYSPILFMGIYMVTFFLIIQRWKSFVRVSQKHIWIWLLVGIAMASVLWTVAPDITPRRSILLLGTTAFGVYIATRYSLREQLQLLGWTFGIIIVLSVAFAIALPSYGLMTFQEGGIHTGAWRGVMMHKNILGRIMNVSTIVFLLLATSNSIMHRKYHWVAWAGLILSVALIILSTSKTALVVSLTLIIIQPLYRALRSNYAQIVPLMIAVVLVIGSTATLLLDNLPFIASSLGKDLTLTGRTDIWAVMLELIWERPLFGYGFNAFWQNWDNEVTAYLWRVLDWECPYGHNGFMDLLAELGISGLAVFFISYVTACIRGVMWLRMTRTVEGLLPLMYLTFLFIYNVTESTLLATNSIFWILYVSTIFSMAFEYEQAKLYNYVSPLINEKEYLESEASSKQNL